A genome region from Thermomonospora amylolytica includes the following:
- a CDS encoding helix-hairpin-helix domain-containing protein, whose product MEDSLPDASGIGRKGEQEKAAGGGERFAGRRRTADLLGERLGRLNPGQPGARALAVVGLIAALIAGGYLWQSRPRPQPVADVIAPTPMTPVASPTALAGPTSAGVTVHVAGKVRRPGVVTLPAGARVADAIRAAGGLRPGAGTGSLNLARRVVDGEQIVVGVPAAPQPGAAPPGAPGVPGVPAPGQPLDLNTATVEQFDALPGVGPVLAQRIVEYRTRNGGFRSVEQLQEVTGIGERRYAELKDLVRV is encoded by the coding sequence GTGGAGGATTCCCTCCCAGATGCGTCCGGGATCGGGCGGAAAGGTGAGCAGGAAAAGGCGGCGGGCGGCGGCGAACGCTTCGCAGGGCGCCGCCGGACGGCGGACCTGCTGGGCGAACGGCTGGGACGGCTGAACCCCGGTCAGCCGGGTGCCAGAGCCCTTGCCGTGGTCGGCCTCATCGCCGCCCTGATCGCGGGCGGCTACCTCTGGCAGTCACGGCCCCGACCGCAGCCGGTGGCCGATGTCATCGCCCCGACCCCCATGACCCCTGTGGCATCACCGACCGCCCTCGCCGGACCCACATCCGCCGGCGTCACCGTTCACGTCGCAGGCAAGGTGCGAAGACCCGGCGTGGTCACCCTCCCCGCCGGCGCTCGAGTCGCGGACGCCATCCGGGCCGCCGGAGGACTGCGCCCCGGAGCGGGAACGGGCTCCCTCAACCTCGCCCGTCGCGTGGTCGACGGCGAGCAGATCGTGGTGGGCGTTCCCGCCGCCCCCCAACCAGGAGCCGCACCACCCGGCGCCCCCGGCGTCCCTGGCGTCCCCGCGCCCGGTCAACCCCTCGACCTGAACACCGCCACCGTCGAGCAGTTCGACGCCCTCCCCGGCGTGGGCCCGGTCCTCGCCCAGCGCATCGTCGAATACCGCACCCGGAACGGCGGCTTCCGCTCGGTCGAGCAACTGCAGGAAGTGACCGGCATAGGCGAACGCCGATACGCCGAACTCAAAGACCTCGTACGCGTATGA
- a CDS encoding ComEC/Rec2 family competence protein, protein MGAVLVCVAASAAGTGLRLSAVSSGPVRDLAEADARVSLEAVVTGDPQVRKSGERTMTLVRARAERVRAAGRPITVRVPVLLIGMDPAWRSLVPGQRVRANARLAPPRHAELLAAVGIVRGPPQPLGEPPAVQRAAETVRARLREAAAVLPADQGAVLPGMVVGDTSRLPPELAEDFAAAGLTHLLVVSGANLAIVAGAVLAICRFTGLGRRRAPVPAALALLAFVVVARPEPSVLRATVMALIGLLAFMSGRERQGLPALSTAVLLLVLLDPELARSYGFALSVLATGGLLVLAPRWRERLRRRLPGPVAEGLAVTAAAQLACLPVLVMLTGEIAAASIAANMLAMPAVPVATLLGALTAAIAPVAMPVARLTVWPAGLAVGWIIGVARVTAGIPYATLPWRDGTAGAAAVLLAGAVGYLLWRCRPLLALAAAVLSGVIAAGVLMRVTAPDWPPVGWQYVACDVGQGDAGVLATGPGQAVVVDTGPDTDLVDSCLDGLGVRSVPLLVLTHPHADHIDGTPGVRRGRSVGTVVTSARTNGKEDRHLAELAVRPATAGHRWRIGDLTLEILAPATTGPSLLSDADGEAVNNTSVVLLARRPGFSALLTGDIEIDAQRALLPRVPHVQLLKVPHHGARYQDPAFLAATRATISITSVGEGNDYGHPAPSTLALLQRLGMRVYRTDLHGDIAVVPTRRGLTVITRQPRPGGKIMRACCRTEGR, encoded by the coding sequence GTGGGTGCGGTGCTGGTGTGCGTGGCCGCTTCGGCGGCCGGGACGGGGCTGCGGCTGTCGGCGGTGAGTTCCGGACCGGTGCGGGACCTCGCCGAGGCGGACGCACGCGTGTCGCTGGAGGCGGTCGTCACCGGGGATCCCCAGGTCAGGAAGTCGGGGGAGCGCACGATGACCCTGGTGCGGGCGCGGGCCGAACGGGTGCGCGCCGCGGGCCGGCCGATCACGGTGCGGGTGCCCGTTCTGCTGATCGGCATGGATCCCGCATGGCGGAGCCTGGTGCCGGGCCAGCGGGTGCGGGCGAACGCCCGGCTGGCCCCGCCGCGGCACGCCGAGCTTCTCGCCGCGGTCGGGATCGTACGCGGTCCGCCGCAGCCGCTCGGCGAGCCGCCGGCCGTGCAGCGGGCCGCGGAGACGGTACGGGCCAGGTTGCGCGAGGCCGCCGCCGTTCTCCCGGCCGACCAGGGCGCGGTGCTGCCCGGCATGGTCGTCGGGGACACGTCACGGCTGCCTCCGGAACTCGCCGAGGACTTCGCCGCCGCGGGGCTCACGCACCTGCTGGTCGTCTCGGGCGCGAACCTGGCCATCGTGGCCGGGGCCGTGCTGGCGATCTGCCGGTTCACCGGGCTCGGCCGCAGGCGCGCGCCCGTTCCGGCCGCCCTGGCGCTGCTGGCGTTCGTCGTCGTCGCCCGGCCGGAGCCCAGTGTGCTGCGCGCGACGGTGATGGCGCTGATCGGCCTGCTGGCGTTCATGTCCGGCCGGGAACGCCAGGGATTACCGGCGTTGAGCACGGCGGTGCTGCTGCTCGTCCTCCTCGATCCCGAGCTGGCGCGTTCGTACGGGTTCGCGCTGTCCGTGCTGGCCACCGGGGGGCTGCTGGTCCTGGCCCCGCGCTGGCGGGAACGGCTGCGCCGCCGGCTGCCCGGTCCGGTGGCGGAGGGACTGGCCGTCACGGCCGCCGCCCAGCTGGCCTGCCTGCCGGTCCTGGTGATGCTCACCGGCGAGATCGCAGCGGCGTCCATCGCCGCCAACATGCTGGCCATGCCCGCGGTGCCGGTGGCCACCCTGCTCGGCGCCCTGACGGCGGCGATCGCGCCCGTGGCGATGCCCGTGGCACGGCTGACGGTGTGGCCCGCCGGGCTGGCGGTCGGCTGGATCATCGGCGTCGCACGCGTCACCGCCGGGATCCCGTACGCCACCCTGCCCTGGCGGGACGGCACCGCCGGAGCGGCCGCCGTGCTGCTCGCCGGGGCGGTGGGCTACCTGCTCTGGCGTTGTCGCCCGCTGCTCGCCCTGGCGGCGGCGGTCCTGTCCGGGGTGATCGCGGCAGGCGTGCTCATGCGGGTCACCGCACCGGACTGGCCTCCGGTGGGCTGGCAGTACGTGGCCTGCGACGTGGGTCAGGGCGACGCCGGGGTGCTGGCCACAGGCCCGGGTCAGGCGGTCGTCGTGGACACCGGCCCGGACACCGATCTCGTCGACTCCTGCCTGGACGGGCTCGGCGTCCGTTCGGTCCCGCTGCTCGTCCTCACCCATCCGCATGCGGACCACATCGACGGCACACCGGGCGTTCGGCGCGGGCGCTCCGTCGGAACGGTCGTCACCAGCGCCCGTACCAACGGCAAGGAGGACCGCCACCTGGCCGAGCTGGCGGTCCGCCCGGCCACGGCCGGCCACCGATGGCGCATCGGCGATCTGACCCTGGAGATCCTCGCCCCGGCGACCACCGGACCCTCCCTGCTCTCCGACGCCGACGGCGAGGCCGTCAACAACACCAGCGTCGTACTGCTCGCGCGCCGGCCGGGCTTCAGCGCCCTGCTGACCGGCGACATAGAGATCGACGCCCAGCGCGCCCTCCTGCCACGCGTTCCGCACGTCCAGCTCCTCAAGGTCCCGCACCACGGCGCCAGGTACCAGGACCCCGCCTTCCTGGCCGCCACCCGGGCCACGATCTCCATAACCTCCGTGGGCGAGGGCAACGACTACGGTCACCCCGCCCCCAGCACCCTCGCCCTCCTGCAACGCCTCGGCATGCGCGTCTACCGCACCGACCTGCACGGCGACATCGCCGTCGTCCCCACCCGCCGCGGCCTCACCGTCATCACACGGCAGCCCCGTCCCGGCGGGAAGATCATGCGGGCTTGCTGCCGGACGGAAGGACGGTGA
- the holA gene encoding DNA polymerase III subunit delta, giving the protein MPADALTLIVGDEELLAERAVGEVVAAARAEDPETEVIELEPGSLEPGRLAELTSPSLFGGGKVLVLRSAQDLGKELIAEVVAYAKRPADDVALVALHPGGAKGKALVDGLTKAGARKVVCSKITKVAERVAFVRAEVRRCGGTIGEDAARNLIEAVGSDLRELAGACSQLVADTGGKIDDGAVARYYRGRAEVSGFTVADKAVEGRLAEALEQLRWALVTGTPPVLIVSALAQGVRGLAKVGGAPRGARGAGLAKELGMPPWKIERLQRQLRGWSADGVAQALSVVAEADAQVKGGATDPAYALEKAIAQIVAARGSR; this is encoded by the coding sequence GTGCCTGCGGATGCGTTGACGCTGATCGTCGGGGATGAGGAGCTGCTCGCCGAGCGGGCGGTCGGTGAGGTGGTCGCCGCCGCGCGGGCGGAGGATCCGGAGACCGAGGTCATCGAGCTGGAGCCCGGGAGCCTGGAGCCGGGGCGGCTGGCCGAGCTGACCTCGCCGTCGTTGTTCGGCGGCGGGAAGGTGCTGGTGCTGCGTTCGGCGCAGGACCTGGGCAAGGAGCTGATCGCCGAAGTGGTCGCCTATGCCAAGCGGCCGGCCGACGATGTCGCGCTGGTGGCGCTGCATCCGGGGGGCGCCAAGGGCAAGGCGCTGGTCGACGGGCTGACCAAGGCGGGCGCGCGCAAGGTGGTCTGCTCCAAGATCACGAAGGTGGCGGAGCGGGTCGCGTTCGTCCGGGCCGAGGTCCGGCGGTGCGGCGGGACGATCGGCGAGGACGCGGCGCGGAACCTGATCGAGGCGGTCGGGAGCGATCTGCGGGAGCTGGCCGGCGCATGCAGCCAGCTCGTCGCCGACACCGGCGGGAAGATCGACGACGGCGCGGTGGCCCGGTACTACCGGGGACGCGCCGAGGTGAGCGGCTTCACCGTGGCCGACAAGGCCGTGGAGGGCAGGCTCGCCGAGGCGCTGGAACAGCTCCGGTGGGCGCTGGTGACCGGAACCCCTCCGGTGCTGATCGTCAGCGCGCTGGCGCAGGGGGTCCGGGGCCTGGCGAAGGTCGGCGGCGCCCCGCGCGGCGCGCGCGGGGCCGGGCTGGCCAAGGAGCTCGGCATGCCGCCGTGGAAGATCGAACGTCTCCAGCGGCAACTCCGCGGCTGGTCGGCGGACGGCGTGGCGCAGGCCCTCAGCGTGGTCGCCGAGGCCGACGCGCAGGTCAAGGGCGGCGCGACCGATCCCGCCTACGCGCTGGAGAAGGCGATCGCCCAGATCGTCGCCGCCCGCGGATCCCGCTGA
- the rpsT gene encoding 30S ribosomal protein S20 encodes MANIKSQIKRNKQNEKARLRNKAVKSELKTAIRKFREAAEAGDVEAAIAAQRHAARKLDKAASKGVIHKNQAANRKSAIAKRAAALQTAGR; translated from the coding sequence GTGGCGAACATCAAGTCCCAGATCAAGCGGAACAAGCAGAACGAGAAGGCTCGGCTGCGCAACAAGGCGGTGAAGTCCGAGCTGAAGACGGCCATCCGCAAGTTCCGTGAGGCCGCGGAGGCCGGCGACGTCGAGGCGGCCATCGCCGCTCAGCGCCACGCCGCCCGCAAGCTCGACAAGGCCGCCAGCAAGGGCGTCATCCACAAGAACCAGGCCGCCAACCGCAAGTCGGCCATCGCCAAGCGCGCCGCCGCCCTGCAGACCGCCGGCCGGTAA
- the lepA gene encoding translation elongation factor 4, giving the protein MPRPEPNKTDPAIIRNFCIIAHIDHGKSTLADRMLQLTGVVEERQMRAQYLDRMDIERERGITIKSQAVRLPWQGPDGRDYVLNLIDTPGHVDFSYEVSRSLAACEGAVLLVDAAQGIEAQTLANLYLALDADLHLIPVLNKIDLPAAQPDKYAEELAGIIGCDPSDVLRVSGKTGEGVPELLNRIVETVPPPSGDPDGPARALIFDSVYDTYRGVVTYVRIVDGHLSSREKSLMMSTGAAHETLEVGVISPEPKPVDGLGVGEVGYLITGVKDVRQARVGDTVTTASKPAPEPLGGYQDPKPMVFSGLYPVDGDQYPELRDALDKLRLNDAALVYEPETSAALGFGFRCGFLGLLHMEIVRERLEREFDLALIATAPNVIYRVIMEDGTEHVVTNPSEFPAGKIGAVYEPVVKATILTPSEHIGAIMELCQGRRGTLQGMDYLSEDRVEIRYTMPLGEIIFDFFDQLKSRTRGYASLDYEPSGEQEADLVKVDILLQGESVDAFSQIVHKDKAREYGLMMTAKLKELIPRQQFEVPIQAAIGARVIARENIRAIRKDVLAKCYGGDISRKRKLLEKQKEGKKRMKTIGRVDVPQEAFVAALSTGGPAADKAKK; this is encoded by the coding sequence GTGCCCAGGCCTGAGCCCAACAAGACCGATCCCGCGATCATCCGCAACTTCTGCATCATCGCGCACATCGACCATGGCAAGTCGACCCTGGCCGACCGGATGCTGCAGCTCACCGGAGTGGTCGAGGAGCGCCAGATGCGGGCGCAGTACCTCGACCGGATGGACATCGAGCGCGAGCGCGGCATCACCATCAAGAGCCAGGCGGTGCGGCTGCCGTGGCAGGGCCCCGACGGGCGCGACTACGTGCTCAACCTGATCGACACCCCGGGGCACGTGGACTTCTCCTACGAGGTGTCCCGTTCACTGGCGGCCTGCGAGGGCGCGGTGCTGCTGGTGGACGCCGCGCAGGGGATCGAGGCGCAGACGCTGGCCAACCTGTACCTGGCGCTGGACGCCGACCTGCACCTGATCCCGGTGCTCAACAAGATCGACCTGCCCGCCGCCCAGCCCGACAAGTACGCCGAGGAGCTGGCCGGGATCATCGGCTGCGACCCGTCGGACGTGCTGCGGGTGTCCGGCAAGACCGGCGAGGGCGTGCCCGAGCTGCTCAACCGCATCGTGGAGACGGTCCCGCCGCCCAGCGGCGACCCCGACGGCCCGGCCCGGGCGCTGATCTTCGACTCGGTGTACGACACCTACCGCGGCGTGGTGACGTACGTGCGGATCGTGGACGGGCACCTGTCCAGCCGCGAGAAGAGCCTGATGATGTCCACCGGCGCCGCCCACGAGACCCTCGAGGTCGGGGTGATCTCGCCGGAGCCCAAGCCGGTCGACGGGCTCGGCGTGGGCGAGGTCGGCTACCTGATCACCGGGGTGAAGGACGTCCGGCAGGCCCGGGTCGGCGACACCGTCACCACCGCCTCCAAGCCGGCGCCCGAGCCGCTCGGCGGCTACCAGGATCCCAAGCCGATGGTGTTCTCCGGGCTCTACCCGGTGGACGGCGACCAGTACCCCGAACTCCGCGACGCCCTGGACAAGCTGCGGCTGAACGACGCCGCGCTGGTGTACGAGCCGGAGACCTCGGCGGCGCTGGGCTTCGGCTTCCGCTGCGGCTTCCTGGGCCTGCTGCACATGGAGATCGTCCGGGAGCGGCTGGAGCGGGAGTTCGACCTGGCGCTGATCGCCACCGCCCCGAACGTGATCTACCGGGTGATCATGGAGGACGGCACCGAGCACGTCGTCACCAACCCCAGCGAGTTCCCGGCCGGCAAGATCGGCGCGGTGTACGAGCCGGTGGTCAAGGCCACCATCCTGACCCCCAGCGAGCACATCGGCGCGATCATGGAGCTGTGCCAGGGCCGCCGCGGCACCCTGCAGGGCATGGACTACCTGTCGGAGGACCGCGTCGAGATCCGCTACACCATGCCGCTCGGCGAGATCATCTTCGACTTCTTCGACCAGTTGAAGTCCCGCACCCGCGGCTACGCCTCGCTGGACTACGAGCCCAGCGGCGAGCAGGAGGCCGACCTGGTCAAGGTGGACATCCTGCTGCAGGGCGAGTCGGTGGACGCCTTCAGCCAGATCGTGCACAAGGACAAGGCCCGCGAGTACGGCCTGATGATGACGGCCAAGCTCAAGGAGCTGATCCCGCGGCAGCAGTTCGAGGTGCCCATCCAGGCGGCGATCGGCGCCCGCGTCATCGCCCGCGAGAACATCCGCGCCATCCGCAAGGACGTGCTCGCCAAGTGCTACGGCGGCGACATCTCCCGCAAGCGCAAGCTGCTGGAGAAGCAGAAGGAGGGCAAGAAGCGGATGAAGACCATCGGCCGGGTCGACGTCCCCCAGGAGGCCTTCGTCGCCGCTCTGTCCACCGGCGGCCCCGCCGCCGACAAGGCCAAGAAGTGA
- a CDS encoding Uma2 family endonuclease, giving the protein MGHSLLHQILVSNLVVPVAVAETAGIRSLTGCGVRLADDTWLRADLAVCRGEQCDGERWCVQGPPLLAVEVASPASRARDLGAKKDAYQRFGVPHYWVVDPGGDEPTVRVHELLDGVYAERVRIGPGGRHEVTAPLPIELAHEAIFDESSRWAGHWRGNSMEHTGPDLPSCEEPILVDAFGHRWPTGAEKVELEDGCPIFYGEWDERDVAIAERTYPGRVVRLDQPAGRPGTITILPGPEPAA; this is encoded by the coding sequence GTGGGTCATTCACTTCTGCATCAGATCCTCGTCTCCAACCTCGTCGTCCCCGTGGCCGTCGCCGAGACCGCCGGGATCCGGTCGCTGACCGGCTGCGGCGTCAGGCTGGCCGACGACACCTGGCTGCGCGCCGACCTGGCGGTCTGCCGCGGCGAGCAGTGCGACGGCGAGCGCTGGTGCGTGCAGGGGCCGCCACTGCTGGCGGTGGAGGTGGCCTCCCCCGCCTCGCGGGCCCGTGACCTGGGCGCCAAGAAGGACGCCTACCAGCGGTTCGGGGTCCCGCACTACTGGGTGGTCGACCCGGGCGGGGACGAGCCCACGGTGCGCGTCCACGAACTCCTCGACGGCGTCTACGCCGAACGCGTCCGGATCGGACCGGGCGGGCGCCACGAGGTGACCGCGCCGCTGCCGATCGAGCTGGCGCACGAGGCGATCTTCGACGAGTCGTCCCGCTGGGCGGGGCACTGGAGGGGGAACAGCATGGAGCACACCGGACCCGACCTGCCGTCGTGCGAGGAGCCGATCCTCGTCGACGCGTTCGGGCACCGCTGGCCGACCGGCGCGGAGAAGGTGGAACTGGAGGACGGCTGCCCGATCTTCTACGGGGAGTGGGACGAACGGGACGTGGCGATCGCCGAGCGCACCTATCCCGGCCGGGTGGTGCGCCTGGACCAGCCCGCCGGCCGGCCCGGCACCATCACGATCCTGCCCGGCCCCGAGCCCGCCGCCTGA
- a CDS encoding DUF4870 domain-containing protein yields MAYGPPPPAPGPGPRPGYGQQAPWQQPPPPGPYAPPPVPGPVGGPAPRAPLGPPTPDEQNWALMAYLAQFLTSAVAPLLILLLKGRSPYVRRHARQALNIAIGALAVWIVGILLIQAADVLAFIPLAYTGVVMFFLVRASIAVNRGQDVTVPAFVAWPLLK; encoded by the coding sequence ATGGCCTACGGCCCTCCCCCGCCGGCTCCGGGTCCCGGCCCACGGCCGGGCTACGGGCAGCAGGCGCCGTGGCAGCAGCCACCGCCCCCCGGCCCGTACGCGCCGCCGCCCGTTCCCGGGCCCGTGGGCGGACCGGCGCCGCGGGCGCCGCTCGGCCCGCCCACGCCCGACGAGCAGAACTGGGCGCTGATGGCCTACCTGGCGCAGTTCCTGACCTCGGCCGTCGCCCCGCTGCTGATCCTGCTGCTGAAGGGCCGGTCGCCGTACGTGCGCAGGCACGCCCGGCAGGCCCTGAACATCGCGATCGGCGCCCTGGCGGTGTGGATCGTGGGGATCCTGCTCATCCAGGCGGCGGACGTCCTGGCGTTCATCCCGCTGGCCTACACCGGCGTGGTCATGTTCTTCCTGGTCCGCGCGTCGATCGCGGTGAACCGCGGGCAGGACGTCACGGTGCCCGCGTTCGTGGCCTGGCCGCTGCTGAAGTAG
- a CDS encoding antitoxin YezG family protein, with amino-acid sequence MTQPDQVLRSPKERRTVESAVRALSAVAPPGWRRLSFAFYATVGIDSACLEAVCMDGTVRPLVPPGRAVKYMDELRADTYRRDKGAWFTARLDIERSGRYSVEFDYDSEPDFRPRLTASAYALDLDRFPRSREHTPGWLRAKLREAAGGTG; translated from the coding sequence GTGACCCAGCCTGACCAGGTCTTGCGCTCGCCCAAGGAGCGGCGGACCGTGGAGAGCGCGGTGCGGGCGCTGTCCGCCGTCGCGCCCCCGGGATGGCGGCGGCTGAGCTTCGCCTTCTACGCCACGGTCGGGATCGACAGCGCCTGCCTGGAGGCGGTCTGCATGGACGGCACCGTCCGCCCGCTCGTACCGCCGGGCCGCGCCGTCAAGTACATGGACGAGCTGCGCGCCGACACCTACCGCCGGGACAAGGGCGCCTGGTTCACCGCCCGGCTCGACATCGAACGGTCGGGGCGCTACAGCGTGGAGTTCGACTACGACAGCGAGCCCGACTTCCGGCCCCGGCTGACCGCGTCCGCGTACGCCCTGGACCTGGACCGCTTCCCCCGTTCCCGCGAGCACACCCCCGGCTGGCTGCGCGCCAAGCTCCGCGAGGCGGCCGGCGGGACCGGCTGA
- the hemW gene encoding radical SAM family heme chaperone HemW — MPAILPDGDPVPADGALPASALDGLGERPFAFYVHVPFCVTRCGYCDFNTYTATELGPGAGRESYADTAIAEVRLARRVLGDAELPVRTVFFGGGTPTLLPPDDLGRILGAIDAEFGLAADAEVTTEANPETVDEGYLGKLRAAGFTRISYGMQSAREHVLAVLDRVHTPGRVPQVVRWARQAGFEHVNLDLIYGTPGESDDDWRASLEAALDAGPDHVSAYALIVEEGTRLAAQVRRGELATPDDDAMADRYLMADELLGAHGLRWYEISNWASGPRAACRHNLLYWTGADWWGVGPGAHSHVGGTRWWNVKHPAAYAARLAERRSPAHAREVLDAEDRRIERIMLELRLAEGCPLELLDDAAVRRAIADGLLEPAAYERGRAVLTLRGRLLADAVVRDLT, encoded by the coding sequence GTGCCCGCGATCCTGCCCGATGGCGACCCCGTGCCCGCCGACGGCGCGCTGCCCGCAAGCGCCCTGGACGGGCTGGGCGAGCGCCCGTTCGCGTTCTACGTGCACGTGCCGTTCTGCGTGACCCGCTGCGGCTACTGCGACTTCAACACCTACACGGCCACCGAGCTGGGGCCGGGCGCCGGCCGCGAGTCCTACGCCGACACCGCCATCGCCGAGGTCCGGCTGGCCCGGCGGGTGCTGGGCGACGCCGAGCTGCCGGTGCGGACGGTGTTCTTCGGCGGGGGGACGCCCACCCTGCTGCCGCCCGACGACCTGGGGCGGATCCTGGGCGCGATCGACGCCGAGTTCGGCCTGGCCGCCGACGCCGAGGTCACCACGGAGGCCAACCCCGAGACCGTCGACGAGGGCTACCTGGGCAAGCTGCGCGCCGCCGGGTTCACCCGCATCTCGTACGGGATGCAGAGCGCCCGCGAGCACGTGCTGGCGGTACTGGACCGCGTGCACACCCCCGGCCGCGTCCCCCAGGTCGTGCGGTGGGCGCGGCAGGCCGGGTTCGAGCACGTCAACCTGGACCTGATCTACGGAACGCCGGGGGAGAGCGACGACGACTGGCGGGCCTCGCTGGAGGCCGCGCTGGACGCCGGTCCCGACCACGTGTCCGCGTACGCGCTCATCGTGGAGGAGGGCACCCGGCTGGCCGCCCAGGTGCGGCGCGGGGAGCTGGCCACCCCGGACGACGACGCGATGGCCGACCGCTACCTGATGGCCGACGAACTGCTCGGCGCCCACGGCCTGCGCTGGTACGAGATCTCCAACTGGGCGAGCGGCCCGCGGGCCGCCTGCCGCCACAACCTGCTGTACTGGACCGGCGCCGACTGGTGGGGCGTGGGTCCGGGCGCGCACAGCCACGTCGGCGGCACCCGCTGGTGGAACGTCAAGCATCCCGCCGCGTACGCCGCCCGCCTGGCCGAACGCCGCAGTCCCGCGCACGCCCGCGAGGTCCTCGACGCCGAGGACCGCCGCATCGAACGCATCATGCTGGAACTGCGGCTGGCCGAGGGCTGTCCGCTGGAGCTGCTGGACGACGCGGCGGTACGGCGGGCCATCGCCGACGGACTGCTCGAGCCCGCCGCCTACGAGCGGGGCCGGGCGGTCCTCACCCTGCGCGGCCGGCTGCTGGCCGACGCCGTCGTCCGCGACCTGACCTGA
- a CDS encoding DUF3097 domain-containing protein: protein MRSKDYGDDVLAGDWRRPRKGRIPEVPAERGLVVEDPDSGFCGAVVGCDKYGVTLEDRFGERRVFPLAKAGFLLDGEPVTLVRPQRAPLSGRPARSASGSIAVGGLRARVARESRIYVEGLHDAELVEKIWGHDLRVEGVVVEYLEGVDDLPAVVEEFAPGPGRRLGVLVDHLVPGSKESRIAARVTSPYVLVTGHPFVDIWQGVKPSVLGLAAWPDVPRGVPWKEGVLEAIGWPVDVGAAWRRIHDSVRSFRDLEPELLGRVEEIIDFVTAPEPPA from the coding sequence GTGCGCAGCAAGGATTATGGCGACGACGTGCTGGCCGGGGACTGGCGCAGGCCCCGCAAAGGGCGGATCCCCGAGGTCCCGGCCGAACGCGGCCTGGTGGTGGAGGACCCCGACAGCGGGTTCTGCGGGGCGGTGGTCGGCTGTGACAAGTATGGCGTGACGCTGGAGGACAGGTTCGGCGAACGCCGGGTGTTCCCGCTGGCCAAGGCGGGATTCCTGCTGGACGGCGAACCGGTGACGCTGGTCCGGCCGCAGCGCGCGCCGCTGAGCGGCCGCCCGGCCCGGTCGGCGTCCGGCTCGATCGCGGTCGGCGGCCTGCGCGCCCGGGTGGCCAGGGAGAGCCGGATCTACGTCGAGGGCCTGCACGACGCGGAGCTGGTGGAGAAGATCTGGGGCCACGACCTGCGCGTCGAGGGCGTGGTGGTGGAGTACCTGGAAGGGGTGGACGACCTCCCGGCGGTGGTCGAGGAGTTCGCCCCCGGGCCGGGCCGCAGGCTGGGCGTGCTGGTGGACCACCTGGTCCCCGGATCCAAGGAGAGCCGCATCGCCGCCCGGGTCACCTCCCCGTACGTGCTGGTGACCGGGCACCCGTTCGTCGACATCTGGCAGGGGGTCAAGCCGTCGGTGCTGGGCCTGGCGGCATGGCCCGACGTACCGCGCGGGGTGCCCTGGAAGGAAGGGGTGCTGGAGGCGATCGGCTGGCCCGTGGACGTGGGGGCGGCCTGGCGGCGGATCCACGATTCGGTGCGCAGTTTCCGGGACCTGGAACCGGAACTGCTCGGGCGTGTCGAAGAGATCATCGACTTCGTCACCGCTCCCGAGCCCCCAGCCTGA